The DNA window aaaagaaagtcaatatatatatatatatatatatatatatatatatattgttgtaaaatagttaattatatgTTAGTGCAGTGCACGTGATACATAAagtcaataaataatatattatagattgGTAGATAGTTAGAAATAAGTCATGTTTTAACCTAACTTTGTAACAGCCCTATATATAATTGTACAAACCAGGaaatatatttatctatctATAATCtatattcaataataatttaagattatttattcCAAATATGAATTCTGAACCGTTGCTAACTGACTTAACCGCCGACACTGTAGAAGAGTTCTTGTCAGCAAAACCGGTCCCATTCCGGTTCTACCCACGTCTAGTTGCATGGGAATCAAGGCTCCTATGGCTCCTCTCCGGTTCCTCCATCATCGTCTCCATCTTCAATTACATGCTCACTTTCGCCACCCTCACTTTTTCCGGCCATTTAGGCGCCTTGGATCTCGCCGGAGCATCTATAGCCAGTGTCGGAATTCAGGGCCTAGCTTATGGCATCATGgtatattcattttcaaattagtTTGTTCTTTTTTATGTTTAGAAatcaaatgaaatgaaattaatcATTGAAAATATTTACAGTTGGGAATGGCGAGTGCAGTTCAAACTGTTTGTGGACAAGCTTATGGAGCAAAGAAATATTCATCAATGGGGATAATATGTCAAAGAGCCATCATCCTTCAATTGTGTGCAGCCATTCTCCTCACCTTTCTCTACTGGTTTGCAGGTCCGATTCTGATTGCAATCGGTCAGTCTCAGAGTATTTCTCGATCAGGGGAAGTGTTTGCTCGTGGACTTATTCCTCAGCTTTACGCCTTTGCCATTAGCTGCCCCATGCAGAGATTCCTCCAAGCTCAGAACATTGTGAATCCGTTGGCTTATATCGCGGTTGGAGTGTTTCTTCTTCACATTCTTCTAAGTTGGTTGGTTATATACGTTTTGAACTACGGCCTGCTTGGTGCAGCCCTTACACTCAGCTTCTCATGGTGGCTGCTGGTTATATTTCAAACCATTTACATCCTTTTTACTCCTGCTTGTAAAGAAACTTGGACTGGTTTCTCCATGAAGGCTTTTACAGGGATTTGGCCTTATTTCAAGATCACTCTAGCATCTGCTGTTATGCTgtggt is part of the Impatiens glandulifera chromosome 1, dImpGla2.1, whole genome shotgun sequence genome and encodes:
- the LOC124925903 gene encoding protein DETOXIFICATION 41-like, which translates into the protein MNSEPLLTDLTADTVEEFLSAKPVPFRFYPRLVAWESRLLWLLSGSSIIVSIFNYMLTFATLTFSGHLGALDLAGASIASVGIQGLAYGIMLGMASAVQTVCGQAYGAKKYSSMGIICQRAIILQLCAAILLTFLYWFAGPILIAIGQSQSISRSGEVFARGLIPQLYAFAISCPMQRFLQAQNIVNPLAYIAVGVFLLHILLSWLVIYVLNYGLLGAALTLSFSWWLLVIFQTIYILFTPACKETWTGFSMKAFTGIWPYFKITLASAVMLCLEIWYNQGLVLVSGWLTNPTISLDSISICMNYLNWDMMFMLGLSAAASIRVGNELGAGNAMVAKFSVVVVIFTSIVISIMLSVLVLVLKVWLSELFTSDEDVIQVVNNLTPLLAISIFLNGIQPILSGVAIGSGWQALVAYVNLGAYYIIGLPIACILAFKTSLGVTGVWLGMIIGVLLQTITLIILTARTNWDAEVFNFYCIPFS